The following coding sequences lie in one Candidatus Brocadiaceae bacterium genomic window:
- a CDS encoding sulfotransferase, with protein sequence WAQKTKKQYDDYFEDHDTMDVIYEDLSVNLESEVKHIQKFLRVPFEDVKPSTYKQSNQPLSTMILNYFELKRQFRNTPWEVFFED encoded by the coding sequence CGTGGGCACAGAAAACAAAAAAACAATATGATGATTATTTTGAAGATCACGACACAATGGATGTTATTTATGAAGATCTTTCTGTAAATTTAGAAAGCGAAGTGAAACATATCCAAAAATTCCTCAGAGTACCTTTTGAAGATGTGAAGCCGTCTACGTATAAACAGTCGAATCAACCCCTTTCTACAATGATATTAAATTATTTTGAATTGAAGAGGCAATTTAGAAATACACCTTGGGAGGTGTTCTTTGAAGATTAG